One Panicum virgatum strain AP13 chromosome 3N, P.virgatum_v5, whole genome shotgun sequence DNA segment encodes these proteins:
- the LOC120667842 gene encoding dolabradiene synthase KSL4, chloroplastic-like, translating into MTSLSLATSLHLALFGQRCPAARRPRSVAARAPPPQSHRFRRQPQLSLQPPRAGRTAGSHAGRRAAAGVLERRQKHAQEDRATAIRERLLGAEAPPPSAYDTAWVAMVPAPAGSGSPPAPRYPGCVDWILRNQRRDDGSWGPGDPSLRKDALSSTLACVLALRKWGAGGDAVERGLRFIGRNWSCVTDGSCDAPAGFGVIFPGMVAHAISMGLEIPLVPQADVDAVLRLRYSELIRGMAASGGSQAFMAYMAEGLGDLLDWDQAAAAYQRKNGSFFDSPAATAAAAIHSHNDRALDYLDSVVGEFGSAVPTVYPRSAYSRLRMVDTLEKMGISRSFLSEINTTLDMIYRSWLANDEEIMLDMATCAMAFRLLRLHGYDVSSDGLAQFSNESSFHGSIQGHLNDTEALLELLKASHVQITDDELVLESIGSWSSQLLKQQLCSGRISRHVDPAEVEHVLKFPFYSNVDRLEHRWNIEHFKKQNFQKLKSEYRTCDADEEIMSLAVDEFHSCQAAYQEELRCIERWVKEVRLDELDYARVMPLICLLPSASTMFPAELSEARIVAAKTNILATIVDDLFDVGESREEMENLVTLIEMWDAYERVGFFSERVEIVFRAVYDTSNDIAVRAAAVQNRNIIHHIAERWAELARVMMVEAEWRMSGRRPSSCAVAADAARLAALI; encoded by the exons ATGACGTCGTTGAGCCTTGCCACCTCGCTTCATCTCGCGTTGTTTGGGCAGCGGTGCCCCGCTGCTCGTCGACCTCGATCGGTAGctgcgcgggcgccgccgccgcagagccaCCGCTTTCGCCGCCAGCCTCAGCTGTcgctgcagccgccgcgcgcggggcgGACTGCCGGCTCGCACgccgggcgccgcgccgccgcgggagtgcTGGAGCGGCGTCAGAAGCATGCGCAGGAGGACAGGGCGACGGCGATCAGAGAGCGGCTCCTGGGcgccgaggcgccgccgccctcggcgtACGACACGGCGTGGGTCGcgatggtgccggcgccggcggggtccGGGTCCCCTCCTGCGCCGCGCTACCCGGGGTGCGTGGACTGGATCCTGCGGAACCAGCGACGGGACGACGGGTCGTGGGGGCCCGGCGACCCCTCGCTGCGCAAGGACGCGCTCTCGTCCACGCTGGCGTGCGTGCTCGCCCTCCGGAagtggggcgccggcggcgacgccgtcgAGAGAG GGCTCCGTTTCATCGGGCGCAACTGGTCCTGCGTGACGGACGGCAGCTGCGACGCGCCGGCCGGGTTCGGCGTCATCTTCCCCGGCATGGTCGCGCACGCCATCAGCATGGGGCTGGAGATCCCCCTGGTCCCCCAAGCCGACGTCGACGCCGTCCTGCGGCTGCGCTACAGTGAGCTCATCAGAGG AATGGCTGCTTCTGGAGGTAGCCAAGCTTTCATGGCCTACATGGCAGAAGGTTTGGGGGACTTACTGGACTGggaccaggcggcggcggcctaccAGAGGAAGAACGGGTCCTTCTTCGACTcgccggccgcgacggcggccgccgcgatCCACAGCCACAACGACCGAGCGCTCGACTACTTGGACTCGGTCGTCGGCGAGTTCGGCAGCGCAG TGCCCACCGTGTATCCTCGGAGCGCCTACTCCCGGCTTCGCATGGTGGACACTCTGGAGAAGATGGGCATCTCAAGGAGCTTCTTGTCAGAGATAAACACCACACTCGACATGATATACAG GTCCTGGCTCGCTAACGATGAGGAGATCATGCTGGACATGGCGACATGCGCGATGGCGTTCCGCCTCCTGCGTTTGCATGGATACGATGTCTCCTCCG ATGGGTTGGCCCAATTCAGCAACGAGTCCAGTTTCCATGGTTCAATCCAGGGCCATCTCAACGACACCGAGGCGTTGCTAGAGCTGCTGAAAGCCTCGCACGTCCAGATCACGGACGACGAGCTGGTCCTGGAGAGCATCGGCTCCTGGTCGTCCCAGCTCCTGAAGCAACAGCTGTGTTCCGGCAGGATATCCAGACATGTTGACCCTGCTGAG GTTGAACATGTGCTCAAATTTCCCTTTTACTCCAACGTGGACCGGCTAGAGCACAGGTGGAACATCGAACACTTCAAGAAGCAGAACTTCCAGAAGCTGAAGTCGGAATACCG CACTTGTGACGCAGATGAAGAAATTATGTCGCTAGCTGTGGATGAGTTCCACTCTTGTCAGGCTGCTTACCAAGAAGAGCTTCGGTGCATCGAGAG GTGGGTGAAAGAAGTGAGGCTCGACGAGCTGGACTACGCGAGAGTGATGCCGCTGATCTGCCTGCTTCCGTCCGCTTCCACCATGTTCCCCGCCGAGCTGTCCGAGGCTCGCATCGTGGCAGCCAAGACCAACATCCTGGCAACCATCGTCGACGACCTCTTCGACGTCGGGGAGTCGAGGGAGGAGATGGAGAACCTCGTCACCTTGATCGAGAT GTGGGATGCGTACGAACGAGTTGGCTTCTTCTCGGAGCGTGTGGAGATCGTCTTCCGCGCCGTCTACGACACGAGCAACGACATCGCGGTGAGGGCCGCGGCGGTGCAGAACCGCAACATCATCCACCACATCGCCGAACGG TGGGCGGAGTTGGCTAGGGTCATGATGGTGGAGGCGGAGTGGCGAATGAGCGGGCGCCGCCCATCCTCCTGTGCCGTGGCTGCCGACGCCGCACGGCTGGCAGCTC TTATATGA